The Deltaproteobacteria bacterium genome includes the window GGAGATGTCGTGACGCTCGATCAAGTCCCTGAACATTATGGTGTGAAAATATTCCTGATGGATCTTGATTCTTAAGATTCGGCTAAGGCCGGCAACCTCGGGGAAGCCCCCGGTTTCCCAGTATTCTTCAAAGGCCCTCTGGATGAGGAGACGCTTCTTAGTCGATAGGGGACCTACGCTTTCGATACCCTTGTAATCCAGAAATTCTCTGAACGAGAAGGGAAACATCTCCCATGACAACGCCCGCCCGCGCATTTGAGTGGCAATTTCCTTTGAAAGCATCTGCGACGATGATCCCGTGAGATAGACCTGACATTTCTCGGTCCGCATGAGCCGGTCCATGAAAGGCTCCCAGCCGGGAATAGCCTGGATTTCGTCGAAAAAACAATAAACCGTCTCGGTATTTTTCTTCTCCGGATAAATCGAAAAGTAGGCTTCGCTGATCAACCCGAGATTGTCCTCTCGAAGGTTATGGAGACGGTCGTCGAAGAAATTAAGGTATAAAATATTTTTTACCGAAACTCCACTCTCCAGAAGCCGCTGGATGACTTGAAACAGGTAGGTGGACTTACCGCCTCGGCGCACACCGATGCAGACAGCAGCCTTTCCCGGCACCGCTTCGATACGTAAGCGTCGGGGGACTCCAGTCTGTTGATGAACCTCCTGGAAGTCAAGGATGATGGACTTGATCGTCTCTTTCATTGAATAATCCTGGATATATTTATTACCGATTAAGCCATTAACCGGTAATAAATATATCCAGTTTTAAATATATTGTCAAGCCTTTTCCCGGACTCGACTAAATCCTTTCTCTCGTCGGCTACAGGAATGGAAAGCTGGGAAAGGCGATAAAAGGACATCCTGGAAGGGTACGATTTCGTTCCTTTAACAGCGATTTTCGCAGAGCCTTAACCGTCATTTCAATATAAGATTTTGAGGTCATTATTTAAACTCGAGATTTAACTTGGCGCCATCGAGCCAGGAGAGGGTCTGAGGAAGACGGGGCCAAGGAACATTACGCAAAATAGGATTATGAGCTTGTCGTGGATAAGTAACCAGGATTTCCTCGCCTTTGATTCGAACCGTACCTTTGCCTTTTACGAAATGGCGATAAATTGTTGGGGCATCACATTGTTCGAATCCTCTAAGTTTTTGTGCCAGCATACTATAGAGGGTATCAGCCATCA containing:
- a CDS encoding ATP-binding protein produces the protein MKETIKSIILDFQEVHQQTGVPRRLRIEAVPGKAAVCIGVRRGGKSTYLFQVIQRLLESGVSVKNILYLNFFDDRLHNLREDNLGLISEAYFSIYPEKKNTETVYCFFDEIQAIPGWEPFMDRLMRTEKCQVYLTGSSSQMLSKEIATQMRGRALSWEMFPFSFREFLDYKGIESVGPLSTKKRLLIQRAFEEYWETGGFPEVAGLSRILRIKIHQEYFHTIMFRDLIERHDISHPKAVSDLAHWLVDSTASMYSINRLTGYLKSLGHKAPKSAVADYLEWFEDAYFLFTVRLFDASLMRSNTNPKKIYCIDHALVSSVSSGILVNSGHLLENLTFTALRRLYPEIFYYRTKIGKEVDFIVSGQNRKPMLFQVCESLTGPQTRKREVAALSEAMAELNLKTGTIVTRNDVERIDGAIEVVPIWRFLLDLPELTE